The DNA segment CGATCTCTTTCAGAGAAACCGGCGCGGACGCATCCTCGCCGACATTCCGATTCTCTACGACCTGCTGCTTCACGTCAGCCATTAATTCGGGGTTGGCCTGATAATACGCGTAACAAGCTGTCCCGATAAAGAAGAACAACAAGGAGATCGGTATATAGAGGATTGCCCCCAGCCATACGGCTCGGTTTGCCGCCGCGGGGCTGTCCGCCGTGTAATACCGCTGCACAAAGCTTTGGTCGATACCGAAATTGCCCAGGTTAATAAAGACACCAAACAGAAAGACCACCCAGACCGTCGACGTGGACCAATCGAGAGACCAACTGCCCAGGCTGAACTTATTTTCAGCCATTCCCATCGATATCGCCTGTCCCGGACCTTCCGGCATCCCAAACAGCAGCATTCCCAACAGCACAACGGCTCCGCCCATCAGCACCAACGACTGAACGACATCGGTCCAGATCACCGCTTCGATCCCGCCCAACAAAGTGTAGAGCGTCACGAACAATCCAGAGACCAGAATGATCATCACCATCGACCAGCCGGTCAGTGCGTGCAGGACCAAACTGACTCCGATCATGATCGTTCCCATCCTCGCGATCTGAGTTAACAGATAACAAACGACGGCGTACATTCGGGCCCAAACACCAAATCGATGCTCAAGGTGCTCGTACGCAGACCCTGCCCCGCTCGATCGGTAAAAGGGGACGAAGTAGCGTGTGGCCAGCCAAGCTGCCACAGGCAAGGAGAGGCTAAACACAAAGGCGTTGTAGTTACTAGCAAAGGCCTTTCCGGGGACCCCCAAAAAAGTATTGCTACTTAAAAAGGTCCCAAAGATCGATAAACCGACAGCCCATCCCGGCAATCCCCCTTTGGCAAACATGAATGCGTCGGAAGAATCGTTTCGGCGTACAAACCAACATCCAAACGCCACCACACCAGCGATATACAGAAACAAAACAATTAGATCGGCCGATTGCAGCAAAGGGCACCTCTGAAGGCTGGTGGGATAGGGTGGAGGGGAAACGTCAACGACGGCCCACAGGATAACAAAAATAAAAGTCG comes from the Roseimaritima multifibrata genome and includes:
- a CDS encoding sodium:solute symporter; protein product: MLQSADLIVLFLYIAGVVAFGCWFVRRNDSSDAFMFAKGGLPGWAVGLSIFGTFLSSNTFLGVPGKAFASNYNAFVFSLSLPVAAWLATRYFVPFYRSSGAGSAYEHLEHRFGVWARMYAVVCYLLTQIARMGTIMIGVSLVLHALTGWSMVMIILVSGLFVTLYTLLGGIEAVIWTDVVQSLVLMGGAVVLLGMLLFGMPEGPGQAISMGMAENKFSLGSWSLDWSTSTVWVVFLFGVFINLGNFGIDQSFVQRYYTADSPAAANRAVWLGAILYIPISLLFFFIGTACYAYYQANPELMADVKQQVVENRNVGEDASAPVSLKEIGDKVLPHFITAKLPYGSAGLLIAAIAAAAMSSIDTSLNSSATVLLKDVYQRWLRPNVSEKESLWVLRAATMLVGMLGTGIAISMIGVHSILDAWWTLQGVFAGGILGLFLLGIVSKHVGRLAAGIAVVVGVLVIGWISLPAETSWLAEKYQSPFDSKMAIVIGTTTIFVLGSLLSVFFRRTPHEPADSES